The Bacteroides acidifaciens genome includes a region encoding these proteins:
- a CDS encoding 4-hydroxy-3-methylbut-2-enyl diphosphate reductase, protein MIKVEIDEDSGFCFGVVTAIHKAEEELAKGETLYCLGDIVHNSREVDRLKTMGLITINREEFKQLRNVKVLLRAHGEPPETYMIAHENNIEIIDATCPVVLRLQKRIKQEFLQDGKQEKQIVIYGKTGHAEVLGLVGQTDGKAIVIEKAEEAKKLDLSKNIRLFSQTTKSLDEFQEIVGYIKKHISQDATFEYYDTICRQVANRMPKLREFAATHDLIFFVSGKKSSNGKMLFEECLKVNPNSHLIDNEREIDVSLLQNVQSIGVCGATSTPKWLMEKIYNHIRALINKE, encoded by the coding sequence ATGATTAAAGTAGAGATAGATGAGGATTCAGGTTTCTGTTTTGGAGTAGTGACTGCCATTCACAAAGCGGAAGAAGAGTTGGCAAAAGGAGAAACGCTTTATTGTCTTGGAGATATAGTACACAATAGCCGGGAAGTGGACAGGCTGAAAACGATGGGATTGATTACCATCAACCGCGAAGAGTTCAAGCAGTTGCGGAATGTCAAGGTTCTGCTCAGGGCACACGGAGAACCACCGGAAACTTACATGATTGCCCACGAAAATAATATAGAGATAATAGATGCTACCTGCCCGGTAGTGCTGCGTTTGCAGAAGCGTATCAAGCAGGAATTCCTACAAGATGGGAAGCAAGAAAAGCAAATTGTCATATACGGCAAAACCGGTCACGCAGAAGTGTTGGGACTGGTGGGACAGACAGACGGAAAAGCGATTGTCATCGAAAAAGCCGAGGAAGCGAAGAAACTGGACTTAAGCAAGAACATCCGGCTTTTCTCGCAGACAACCAAGTCGCTCGACGAATTTCAGGAAATTGTAGGATATATCAAAAAACATATCTCACAGGACGCGACTTTCGAGTATTACGACACGATTTGCCGCCAAGTTGCCAACCGCATGCCCAAGCTCAGAGAGTTTGCAGCTACACATGATTTGATATTTTTCGTGAGCGGAAAAAAAAGCTCGAACGGAAAGATGCTGTTTGAAGAGTGTCTGAAAGTGAATCCTAATTCACATTTGATAGACAACGAAAGGGAAATAGACGTTTCTTTACTCCAAAACGTACAGTCGATTGGGGTATGTGGAGCTACTTCAACTCCTAAATGGCTGATGGAAAAGATATACAACCACATTCGGGCACTTATAAATAAAGAATAA
- a CDS encoding polyprenyl synthetase family protein, whose protein sequence is MFTASQLLDKINNHISEIQFTRTPKGLYEPIEYILSLGGKRIRPVLMLMAYNLYREDVASVYDPAIAIEVYHNHTLLHDDLMDRSDMRRGKPTVHKVWNDNTAVLSGDAMLILAIRYMTACPTEHLKEVMELFNLTTLEICEGQQLDMEFESRCDVTEDEYIEMIRLKTAVLLAGSLKIGAILAGATAKDADNLYNFGMHIGVAFQLQDDLLDVYGDSEVFGKKIGGDILCNKKTYMLIKALDRADEKQREELDRWLNAETCQPAEKIAAVTELYNQLNIRNVCENKMREYYTLAMESLSAVAVPEDRKKELKNLVKLLMYREM, encoded by the coding sequence ATGTTCACAGCTTCTCAACTACTTGATAAAATAAACAATCATATTTCTGAAATACAGTTTACTCGGACACCGAAAGGGCTCTATGAACCGATTGAATACATTCTTTCTTTAGGGGGGAAGCGGATACGTCCTGTATTAATGTTGATGGCGTATAACTTGTATCGTGAGGATGTAGCATCTGTCTACGATCCTGCCATAGCTATCGAAGTTTATCACAACCACACATTGCTGCATGATGATTTGATGGACCGTTCGGATATGCGCAGGGGGAAGCCCACCGTACACAAGGTCTGGAACGATAACACTGCCGTGCTTTCAGGAGATGCTATGCTGATTTTGGCGATTCGCTACATGACAGCTTGTCCGACGGAGCATTTGAAAGAAGTGATGGAACTGTTCAACCTGACTACACTTGAAATTTGTGAAGGACAGCAGTTGGATATGGAATTTGAATCCCGCTGTGATGTCACCGAGGATGAATATATCGAAATGATTCGCCTGAAAACAGCTGTGTTGCTGGCAGGCAGTCTCAAAATCGGTGCTATTCTGGCAGGAGCGACTGCCAAAGATGCCGACAATCTGTATAATTTCGGAATGCATATAGGAGTCGCATTCCAGTTGCAAGATGATTTGTTGGACGTTTATGGTGATTCGGAAGTGTTCGGTAAGAAAATAGGCGGCGATATTCTTTGTAACAAAAAAACATATATGCTTATCAAGGCACTGGATCGTGCGGACGAAAAGCAAAGAGAAGAACTGGACCGTTGGCTGAATGCTGAAACCTGTCAGCCTGCTGAGAAAATAGCGGCAGTGACGGAACTGTATAATCAACTGAATATTCGTAATGTCTGCGAAAACAAGATGCGCGAATATTATACACTCGCCATGGAAAGCCTTTCGGCGGTAGCTGTGCCAGAGGACAGAAAAAAAGAACTGAAAAACTTGGTAAAATTACTGATGTATCGTGAAATGTAA
- a CDS encoding TonB-dependent receptor has protein sequence MSNKCFLVFLAFLFSVSVYSQQGRHRSSLISGRVMSTEKEVVDFATVYLKGTNQGCYTDEKGIYHLKTTAGEYTLVVSAIGYQTVEKKVKLAKGERIKVNVTIAPAVKELGEVLVTTSGVGRVNQSAFNAVAIDAKKLHNSTQTLAGALTKVPGVKLRESGGVGSDMQLYIDGFSGKHVKIFIDGIPQEGAGAAFDLNNVPINFADRIEVYKGVVPVGFGTDAIGGVVNIVTNKQPGKWFMDASYSYGSFNTHKSYVRFGQTFKNGFMYEVNAFQNFSDNDYYVDTYIREFEIKEDGSVRFPPLDKNKIYHLKRFNDRYHNEAVIGKIGLVGKKWADRLALSFNYSHFYKEIQTGVYQDVVFGEKFRKGHSLVPSLEYYKKNLLVKNLDLLLTANYNHNITNNVDTASRAYNWRGDFYEKGSRGEQSYQNSESKNKNWNGTLKMNYHIGQAHTFTFSHVISDFERTSRSTIGASSKFTDFSIPKITRKNVSGLSYRLMPSDRWNVSAFAKYYRQYNKGPVSQNTDGIGNYINLSNTASALGYGAAGTYFIWKDLQVKLSYEKSFRLPTTDELFGDEDLEAGKMNLKPEKSDNVNLSFSYNHQFGKHGLYAEAGLIYRDTKDYIKRGLDVLGGTSYGYYENHGHVRTKGYNLSLLYSFSHWFDIGGTFNSIDTRDYEKFLAGSSLQESMHYKVRMPNLPYRYANINANFYWNDLFVKGNVLSIGYDSYWQHDFPLYWENLGDKDSKNMVPEQFSHNLSLSYTMKNGRYNVSFECRNFTDAQLFDNFSLQKAGRAFYGKFRVFFGK, from the coding sequence ATGAGCAATAAATGTTTTTTGGTTTTTCTGGCATTCTTGTTTTCTGTATCCGTATATTCACAACAGGGGCGTCACCGTAGTAGTTTAATTTCGGGCAGAGTGATGTCCACAGAAAAAGAAGTGGTGGATTTTGCGACAGTTTATCTGAAAGGAACCAACCAAGGATGCTATACAGATGAAAAAGGTATATATCATTTGAAAACGACAGCAGGTGAATATACACTTGTTGTTTCGGCTATCGGTTATCAAACGGTAGAAAAGAAAGTTAAATTAGCCAAGGGAGAAAGAATAAAAGTAAACGTCACTATTGCGCCGGCAGTAAAAGAACTGGGAGAGGTGCTGGTCACGACATCCGGAGTCGGCCGTGTGAATCAGTCTGCTTTTAATGCGGTAGCCATTGATGCGAAGAAATTGCATAACAGTACACAGACTTTGGCGGGTGCACTGACTAAAGTGCCCGGTGTAAAACTCCGCGAATCAGGTGGAGTGGGGTCGGATATGCAATTGTATATCGATGGCTTTAGCGGGAAACATGTGAAAATCTTCATTGACGGCATACCACAGGAGGGAGCCGGTGCTGCATTCGATTTGAACAATGTTCCTATTAATTTTGCTGACCGTATAGAAGTCTATAAAGGAGTGGTTCCCGTAGGATTCGGAACCGATGCCATTGGGGGAGTGGTTAATATTGTCACCAACAAGCAACCCGGAAAGTGGTTTATGGACGCTTCCTATTCTTACGGATCGTTTAATACTCATAAATCATACGTGCGCTTCGGACAAACGTTCAAGAATGGTTTTATGTATGAAGTCAATGCTTTTCAAAACTTTTCGGATAATGATTATTATGTAGACACTTACATACGCGAATTTGAGATTAAAGAAGATGGAAGCGTACGTTTTCCGCCACTTGACAAAAATAAGATTTATCATCTGAAACGTTTTAATGACCGGTATCATAATGAAGCCGTGATTGGAAAAATCGGCCTGGTAGGAAAGAAATGGGCAGACCGTTTAGCGTTGAGTTTCAATTATTCTCATTTCTATAAAGAGATACAAACAGGCGTTTATCAAGATGTCGTGTTCGGTGAAAAATTCCGCAAAGGACATTCGTTGGTCCCTTCTTTAGAATATTACAAAAAGAACTTATTGGTGAAAAACCTGGATCTGCTGTTGACTGCCAATTACAATCATAATATCACCAATAATGTCGATACTGCTTCGCGGGCTTACAACTGGCGTGGAGATTTTTATGAAAAAGGCAGCCGGGGCGAACAGTCTTACCAGAACAGTGAATCTAAAAATAAAAACTGGAATGGGACGCTGAAGATGAATTATCATATCGGACAGGCGCATACGTTTACTTTCAGTCATGTAATCAGTGATTTTGAACGTACGAGCCGCTCTACCATCGGTGCTTCTTCCAAATTCACGGACTTTTCTATTCCTAAAATCACCCGTAAAAACGTCAGCGGGCTTTCTTACCGTCTGATGCCGTCGGACAGATGGAATGTGTCGGCATTTGCCAAATATTATCGGCAATACAACAAGGGACCGGTATCGCAGAATACGGATGGAATAGGCAATTATATCAATCTGTCCAATACGGCAAGCGCTCTTGGATATGGAGCGGCAGGTACCTATTTTATATGGAAAGATCTTCAGGTGAAACTTTCGTACGAAAAGTCCTTCCGCCTACCGACTACGGACGAACTCTTTGGAGATGAAGACCTTGAAGCTGGCAAAATGAATCTGAAACCGGAGAAAAGTGATAATGTCAATTTGAGTTTCAGCTACAATCATCAGTTTGGCAAGCATGGATTGTATGCCGAGGCCGGTTTGATATATCGGGATACGAAAGATTATATAAAAAGAGGACTGGACGTATTGGGAGGAACAAGCTACGGATATTATGAGAACCACGGTCACGTAAGGACTAAAGGGTATAATTTGTCATTGCTTTATAGCTTCTCGCATTGGTTTGATATAGGAGGAACATTCAATAGCATTGATACTCGTGATTACGAAAAGTTTCTGGCGGGTTCCTCTTTGCAAGAAAGCATGCACTATAAAGTGCGTATGCCGAATCTGCCCTATCGTTATGCTAATATCAATGCAAATTTTTATTGGAATGACCTGTTTGTCAAAGGAAATGTATTGAGCATCGGTTATGATAGCTACTGGCAGCACGATTTTCCTCTTTACTGGGAAAATCTCGGAGATAAAGATTCAAAGAATATGGTGCCGGAACAGTTTTCTCATAATCTGTCTTTGTCCTACACCATGAAGAATGGACGTTATAATGTATCATTTGAATGTCGGAATTTCACCGATGCCCAACTGTTTGACAATTTTAGCCTGCAAAAAGCGGGGCGCGCATTCTATGGAAAGTTCAGAGTGTTTTTCGGTAAATAA
- a CDS encoding TatD family hydrolase — protein sequence MLIDTHSHLFLEEFSEDLPQVMERAREAGVSSIFMPNIDSTTIEPMLSVCADYPGFCYPMIGVHPTSVNETYEQELAVVQEQLAGFNQYVAIGEIGLDLYWDKTFLKEQLLVFEKQIEWALEYRLPIVIHSRDAFEYIYKVMEPYKNTSLTGIFHSFTGTPEEASKLLEFEGFMLGINGVVTFKKSTLPETLLTVPLERIVLETDSPYLTPVPNRGKRNESANVKDTLAKVAEIYRMPSEYVSQVTSENALKVFGIRK from the coding sequence ATGCTTATAGATACTCACTCTCATCTTTTTTTAGAAGAATTTTCGGAAGATTTGCCACAAGTGATGGAGCGTGCACGCGAAGCTGGCGTTTCGTCTATCTTTATGCCGAATATAGATAGTACGACGATTGAACCGATGCTGTCTGTATGTGCTGATTATCCGGGTTTTTGCTATCCGATGATCGGAGTGCATCCCACCTCGGTCAATGAAACATATGAACAGGAATTGGCAGTTGTGCAGGAGCAGTTGGCTGGCTTCAATCAGTACGTCGCTATCGGTGAAATTGGCCTTGACCTTTATTGGGACAAGACCTTCTTGAAGGAACAACTGCTGGTCTTTGAAAAGCAGATTGAATGGGCGCTCGAATATCGGTTGCCGATTGTCATTCATTCAAGAGATGCTTTTGAGTATATATATAAGGTAATGGAACCCTATAAAAATACTTCGCTCACCGGTATTTTTCATAGTTTCACCGGTACGCCCGAAGAAGCTTCAAAGTTGCTGGAATTTGAAGGATTCATGCTAGGCATTAATGGAGTAGTCACCTTTAAAAAATCAACTCTGCCGGAGACATTGCTGACAGTTCCTTTGGAACGTATCGTGCTCGAAACAGACTCTCCGTATTTAACTCCGGTTCCGAACCGTGGTAAGCGGAATGAAAGTGCGAATGTGAAGGACACCCTCGCAAAAGTGGCGGAAATTTATCGGATGCCCTCTGAATATGTGTCTCAGGTCACTTCGGAAAATGCACTAAAAGTGTTTGGAATCCGCAAATAA
- a CDS encoding DUF4374 domain-containing protein gives MKKFLLQAFAVAFCLSSGVFVASCDDDNNPVDNPPIDGETAYVVAATTGEASYLVVANSLDEGTVSTQGNGTEVIGGTYWVYKGLDYVFALVYNKGGAGTGASYYLGADGKMKEKYTYTYNRITSYGTWGDKVVTVSTGDSKITDEDQNVAQALLFNYLDATDGSQEEGSLLAENYLGNGEKVSWAGLVEANNKIYTSVIPMGMSKYGIKKWPEAVTDQELVTKTDGGSGSGAYTAGVIPSTQYPDNAYVAIYSGTNFNETPVIAKTDKIGYACGRMRSQYYQTIWAADNGDVYVFSPGYGRTAVSSSDLKKVTGQKPSGAMRIKAGATDFDPDYYVNFEEIGTKHPIFRCWHISEDYFLLQLYKKGAEDMINGGTSADVSELAVFKAEDQTIMPVTGLPADGKFGGEPYGEKGYAYMAVTVTTGENPAFYKIDAKTGKAVKGLTVEADAVTTVGKMEYLSK, from the coding sequence ATGAAGAAGTTTTTATTACAGGCTTTTGCCGTAGCTTTTTGTTTGAGTAGCGGTGTGTTTGTGGCATCTTGCGACGATGATAATAATCCGGTGGATAACCCGCCGATTGATGGAGAAACGGCTTATGTGGTGGCTGCCACAACTGGTGAAGCAAGTTATTTGGTAGTAGCCAATTCTTTGGATGAAGGAACAGTGTCGACCCAAGGGAATGGAACTGAAGTGATTGGCGGTACTTATTGGGTATATAAAGGATTGGATTATGTGTTTGCTTTAGTTTATAATAAAGGTGGCGCAGGTACAGGAGCTTCCTATTATCTGGGTGCAGATGGTAAAATGAAAGAAAAGTACACATACACTTATAATCGTATCACGTCATACGGTACTTGGGGGGATAAAGTAGTGACTGTTTCCACTGGGGACTCGAAAATAACAGATGAGGATCAGAATGTGGCTCAAGCATTGTTGTTCAACTATCTGGATGCAACCGATGGCAGCCAGGAAGAGGGTAGCTTGCTTGCCGAAAATTACTTGGGTAATGGTGAAAAAGTTTCATGGGCAGGTCTGGTTGAAGCTAACAATAAGATTTATACATCTGTCATCCCAATGGGAATGAGTAAGTACGGTATTAAAAAATGGCCGGAAGCTGTGACAGATCAGGAACTTGTGACTAAGACTGACGGTGGTAGCGGCAGCGGTGCATATACAGCCGGTGTCATTCCTTCTACACAATACCCGGATAATGCTTACGTGGCAATTTATAGTGGCACGAACTTCAATGAGACTCCGGTGATTGCCAAGACTGATAAAATAGGCTATGCATGCGGTCGTATGCGTTCACAATATTATCAGACCATTTGGGCTGCTGATAATGGTGATGTCTATGTGTTCTCTCCCGGATATGGACGTACGGCAGTTTCATCTTCAGATTTGAAGAAGGTAACAGGACAGAAGCCTTCGGGCGCAATGCGTATCAAAGCAGGTGCAACAGATTTCGATCCGGATTACTATGTGAACTTTGAAGAGATAGGCACTAAACATCCTATTTTCCGTTGCTGGCACATCTCTGAAGATTACTTTCTGCTTCAATTGTATAAAAAGGGAGCGGAAGATATGATTAATGGCGGTACAAGTGCAGATGTCAGCGAATTAGCTGTTTTCAAGGCGGAAGATCAGACGATTATGCCTGTTACAGGTCTGCCGGCTGACGGAAAGTTTGGTGGCGAGCCTTATGGAGAAAAAGGGTATGCTTATATGGCTGTCACTGTGACTACGGGCGAGAATCCCGCCTTCTATAAAATAGACGCAAAAACAGGTAAGGCAGTTAAAGGTTTAACGGTAGAAGCTGACGCTGTCACTACGGTAGGTAAGATGGAATATCTTTCAAAGTAA
- a CDS encoding SDR family oxidoreductase yields the protein MSEMKWAIITGADGGMGTEITRAVAKADYRIIMACYHPKKAEIVRERLSKETGNPDLEVMALDLSSMQSVISFVSRISERNLPIALLMNNAGTMETGFHTTSEGFERTVSVNYIGPYLLTRKLIPLMVRGARIVNMVSCTYAIGKLDFPDFFYRGRAGEFWRIPVYSNTKLALLLFTFELSEQLREKGITVNAADPGIVSTDIITMHKWFDPLTDIFFRPFIRKPKKGASTAIGLLLDEKEAGVTGQLYVSNHRKNLSDKYTNHVQKEQLWEVTERVLASWLK from the coding sequence ATGAGTGAAATGAAATGGGCAATCATCACCGGTGCGGACGGAGGAATGGGAACAGAAATAACACGTGCCGTAGCCAAAGCCGATTATCGAATCATTATGGCTTGTTATCATCCGAAGAAAGCGGAGATTGTTCGTGAACGTTTGAGCAAGGAAACCGGAAACCCGGATTTGGAGGTTATGGCTCTTGACTTATCTTCCATGCAATCCGTGATTTCTTTTGTCAGCCGGATCTCAGAAAGGAACCTTCCCATCGCTTTGTTGATGAATAATGCCGGAACAATGGAGACAGGCTTTCATACTACTTCCGAAGGATTCGAACGAACGGTAAGTGTGAACTATATAGGACCTTATCTGCTTACCCGGAAATTAATTCCGCTGATGGTGCGTGGAGCGCGTATCGTAAATATGGTTTCCTGTACATACGCAATCGGCAAGCTCGACTTCCCTGATTTCTTTTATAGGGGGAGAGCGGGAGAGTTTTGGAGGATTCCTGTTTACAGTAACACGAAGCTGGCTTTACTGTTGTTTACTTTCGAGCTTTCCGAGCAACTTCGGGAGAAGGGAATTACCGTCAATGCTGCCGATCCGGGAATTGTTTCTACTGATATCATCACTATGCACAAGTGGTTCGATCCGTTGACCGATATTTTTTTCCGTCCTTTTATCCGTAAACCCAAGAAAGGGGCTTCTACGGCAATCGGTTTACTGTTGGACGAGAAGGAAGCCGGTGTGACAGGACAACTGTATGTCAGTAACCACCGGAAAAACTTGTCTGATAAATACACGAATCATGTGCAAAAAGAGCAGTTGTGGGAGGTAACGGAACGTGTGTTGGCGAGTTGGCTGAAGTAG
- the pfkA gene encoding 6-phosphofructokinase, producing MGTVKCIGILTSGGDAPGMNAAIRAVTRAAIYNGLQVKGIYRGYKGLVTGEIKEFKSQNVSNIIQLGGTILKTARCKEFTTPEGRQLAYDNMKKEGIDALVIIGGDGSLTGARIFAQEFDVPCIGLPGTIDNDLYGTDTTIGYDTALNTILDAVDKIRDTATSHERLFFVEVMGRDAGFLALNGAIASGAEAAIIPEFSTEVDQLEEFIKNGFRKSKNSSIVLVAESELTGGAMHYAERVKNEYPQYDVRVTILGHLQRGGSPTAHDRILASRLGAAAIDAIMEDQRNVMIGIEHDEIVYVPFSKAIKNDKPIKRDLVTVLKELSI from the coding sequence ATGGGAACAGTAAAGTGTATCGGAATTTTGACTTCCGGCGGTGATGCGCCGGGAATGAACGCAGCTATACGTGCAGTGACACGTGCGGCTATCTATAACGGACTACAAGTTAAAGGTATATATAGAGGATACAAAGGCTTAGTGACAGGCGAAATCAAAGAATTCAAAAGCCAGAACGTAAGTAACATCATCCAACTAGGTGGAACAATTTTGAAAACAGCCCGTTGCAAGGAGTTCACCACTCCTGAAGGACGCCAACTGGCTTACGATAATATGAAGAAAGAAGGCATCGACGCCTTGGTTATCATCGGTGGTGACGGTTCGCTGACAGGTGCCCGCATCTTCGCGCAGGAATTTGACGTTCCGTGTATCGGACTACCAGGAACGATTGACAATGACCTTTACGGCACAGATACGACTATTGGTTACGACACAGCGCTGAATACTATTTTGGATGCAGTAGATAAGATTCGCGACACAGCCACTTCGCACGAGCGTTTGTTCTTTGTGGAAGTGATGGGACGTGACGCAGGTTTTCTTGCGCTGAACGGAGCCATTGCTTCAGGAGCCGAAGCTGCTATTATTCCTGAGTTCAGTACGGAAGTCGACCAACTGGAAGAGTTTATCAAGAACGGATTCCGCAAATCAAAGAATAGCAGTATCGTATTGGTAGCCGAAAGTGAACTGACCGGTGGCGCCATGCATTATGCAGAACGTGTCAAAAACGAATACCCGCAATATGATGTACGTGTGACGATCTTAGGTCACTTACAACGTGGTGGCAGCCCGACTGCCCACGACCGTATCCTGGCAAGCCGCCTCGGTGCTGCTGCTATTGATGCTATTATGGAAGATCAACGTAACGTAATGATCGGAATCGAACATGATGAAATCGTTTACGTACCGTTCAGCAAGGCTATTAAGAATGACAAACCAATCAAGAGAGATCTTGTCACTGTATTGAAAGAGCTTTCAATCTAA
- a CDS encoding energy transducer TonB — MEVKKSPKADLEGKKSTWLLVGYVVVLAFMFVAFEWTQRDVKIDTSQAVADVVFEEEIIPITETPEQAAPPPPEAPKVAELLEIVDDKAEIDETTTIINEDNAAPVEVKYVPVQVVEEEPEEQTIFEVVENMPEFQGGQAALMQYLAKNIKYPTIAQENGTQGRVIVQFVVNKDGSIVDAKVVRSVDPYLDKEALRVINTMPKWKPGMQRGKPVRVKFTVPVMFRLQ; from the coding sequence ATGGAAGTTAAAAAATCACCCAAAGCAGACCTGGAAGGCAAGAAGTCTACATGGTTGCTCGTTGGTTACGTGGTAGTGCTAGCTTTCATGTTCGTGGCGTTCGAATGGACCCAGCGTGACGTGAAGATTGATACAAGCCAGGCTGTAGCTGATGTCGTGTTTGAAGAGGAAATTATTCCTATTACCGAAACCCCTGAACAAGCAGCTCCACCACCACCCGAAGCCCCGAAAGTGGCCGAATTGTTGGAGATTGTCGATGATAAAGCCGAGATTGATGAAACAACAACCATTATCAATGAAGATAATGCCGCTCCTGTAGAGGTAAAATACGTGCCGGTACAGGTTGTTGAAGAAGAGCCGGAAGAACAAACCATTTTTGAAGTTGTAGAAAACATGCCGGAGTTCCAGGGCGGACAGGCAGCTTTGATGCAGTATCTGGCTAAGAATATCAAATATCCTACTATCGCACAGGAAAACGGAACTCAAGGACGTGTTATCGTACAGTTCGTTGTTAACAAAGACGGTAGTATTGTAGATGCAAAAGTTGTACGTAGTGTTGACCCGTATCTGGACAAAGAAGCTCTCCGTGTGATAAACACCATGCCGAAGTGGAAACCAGGTATGCAGCGTGGTAAACCGGTACGTGTTAAATTTACAGTTCCTGTGATGTTCAGACTGCAGTAA
- a CDS encoding PepSY-associated TM helix domain-containing protein: MKKIFRKIHLWLSVPFGLIITLVCFSGAMLVFENEVNEWSRRDLYYVEMVKESPLPMDKLLEKVATILPDSVSVTGVSISSDPGRAYQVSLSKPRRASLYVDQYTGEVKGKSERSGFFMFMFRMHRWLLDSMNPGNEGIFWGKMIVGVSTLLLVFVLISGIVIWWPRTRKALKNSLTITATKGWRRFWYDLHVAGGMYALIFLLAMALTGLTWSFPWYRTAFYKVLGVEVQQRSAQGHEQKSDAQKGDTKSAVHREKKPFAYWQEVYDKLSRQNPEYKQISISSGTASVSFNRFGNQRASDRYSFNTDNGEFTETSLYQHQDKSGKIRGWIYSVHVGNWGGMFTRILTFIAALLGAALPLTGYYLWIKKLINCTVLN; the protein is encoded by the coding sequence ATGAAAAAAATATTCAGAAAGATACATTTGTGGCTTTCCGTCCCTTTCGGACTGATAATAACTCTTGTCTGCTTCTCCGGTGCCATGCTGGTATTTGAAAATGAGGTGAATGAGTGGTCTCGACGCGATCTTTACTACGTAGAAATGGTAAAGGAGTCTCCTTTACCTATGGATAAGCTGCTTGAAAAAGTGGCGACGATATTGCCTGACAGTGTATCGGTGACCGGTGTCAGCATATCTTCTGATCCCGGACGTGCGTATCAGGTTAGTCTTTCCAAACCACGTCGTGCATCTTTGTATGTAGATCAGTATACGGGTGAAGTAAAAGGAAAAAGCGAGCGTAGCGGCTTTTTTATGTTTATGTTCCGAATGCATCGCTGGCTGCTGGATAGTATGAATCCGGGAAATGAAGGGATCTTTTGGGGCAAAATGATTGTAGGTGTCAGTACGCTTTTACTTGTTTTTGTACTGATTTCGGGAATTGTCATTTGGTGGCCGCGTACACGTAAAGCATTGAAGAATAGCCTGACAATAACAGCAACAAAAGGTTGGCGAAGGTTTTGGTATGACTTGCATGTGGCAGGTGGAATGTATGCTCTGATCTTTCTACTGGCTATGGCACTGACGGGATTGACCTGGTCTTTTCCGTGGTATCGGACGGCTTTTTATAAGGTCTTAGGGGTGGAAGTACAGCAACGTTCCGCCCAAGGACATGAACAGAAAAGTGATGCTCAAAAGGGGGATACCAAATCGGCAGTCCATCGGGAAAAGAAACCATTCGCTTATTGGCAGGAGGTTTATGATAAACTAAGTCGCCAGAATCCGGAATATAAGCAAATCAGTATTTCTTCCGGTACGGCAAGTGTGTCTTTCAACCGTTTCGGGAATCAGCGGGCATCTGACCGTTATTCTTTCAATACGGATAATGGTGAATTTACAGAAACAAGTCTTTATCAACATCAAGACAAGTCAGGAAAGATTCGTGGTTGGATTTATTCTGTGCATGTTGGTAACTGGGGAGGAATGTTTACTCGCATACTTACCTTTATTGCTGCCTTATTGGGGGCTGCACTACCACTGACTGGATATTATCTATGGATAAAAAAACTCATAAATTGTACGGTTTTGAACTAA
- the cmk gene encoding (d)CMP kinase, with protein MKKIVIAVDGFSSCGKSTMAKDLAREVGYIYIDSGAMYRAVTLYSIENGIFDGDVIDVGKLRNEIKNIHISFRLNPETGRPDTYLNDVNVESKIRTMEVSSKVSPISALDFVREAMVAQQQAMGKEKGIVMDGRDIGTTVFPDAELKIFVTATPEIRAQRRYDELKAKGQEASFDEILENVKQRDYIDQNREVSPLRKAEDAILLDNTNLTIEQQKEWLFENFNKVSK; from the coding sequence ATGAAAAAGATAGTAATAGCAGTCGACGGTTTTTCCTCTTGCGGAAAAAGCACTATGGCCAAGGATCTTGCCCGTGAAGTGGGGTACATTTACATTGACAGCGGAGCCATGTATCGCGCGGTCACTTTATATAGTATAGAGAACGGAATTTTCGACGGTGACGTTATCGACGTGGGAAAACTGAGAAATGAAATCAAGAACATTCATATTTCTTTCCGTTTGAATCCGGAAACGGGACGCCCGGACACCTACCTCAACGATGTGAATGTGGAAAGCAAAATCCGCACGATGGAAGTTTCGTCCAAAGTCAGCCCTATCAGCGCGCTCGACTTTGTACGCGAAGCAATGGTAGCCCAACAGCAGGCGATGGGAAAAGAAAAGGGAATAGTGATGGACGGCAGAGACATCGGGACTACCGTTTTCCCGGATGCAGAATTGAAAATATTTGTAACTGCCACACCGGAAATCCGTGCACAGCGCCGTTATGACGAACTGAAAGCGAAAGGACAGGAAGCTAGTTTCGACGAAATATTGGAGAACGTGAAGCAACGGGATTACATTGACCAAAACCGGGAAGTAAGCCCACTGCGCAAAGCCGAAGATGCTATCTTACTGGACAATACGAATTTGACAATCGAGCAGCAGAAAGAATGGTTGTTCGAGAATTTTAATAAGGTCAGCAAATAG